A window of the Miscanthus floridulus cultivar M001 chromosome 14, ASM1932011v1, whole genome shotgun sequence genome harbors these coding sequences:
- the LOC136503177 gene encoding protein FAR1-RELATED SEQUENCE 5-like, translating to MMWNDSNSQQQQELQQPWTRNNAISEAVVVDPAIAGLIGRSFEATAMDHLKPMVGMIFDTLTDVEKFYKSYAHEASFSIRVGQHKKQNDEILFKRYYCSREGYRKENIKNVIDESEKKRKTHNVMESKCGCEAHIVVKLGNDKKYRIASMVEEHSHGFVSPDKRHLLRSNRNNVGCTLRDLQNYYRDLRSNIKDADAQMFMAQLGRKKEVNPAFFYDFMVDEQG from the exons ATGATGTGGAATGACAGCAACAGCCAACAGCAGCAAGAGCTGCAGCAGCCATGGACAAGGAACAATGCCATCTCTGAAGCCGTCGTCGTTGATCCCGCCATTGCGGGACTTATAGGAAGAAGTTTTGAGGCCACCGCCATGGATCATTTGAAGCCTATGGTTGGAATGATATTTGATACACTTACAGATGTGGAGAAATTTTACAAATCGTATGCACATGAAGCTAGTTTCTCTATTCGTGTTGGTCAGCACAAGAAGCAAAATGATGAAATATTATTCAAGCGGTATTATTGTTCAAGGGAAGGATACAGAAAGGAGAACATAAAAAATGTTATTGATGAATCcgaaaaaaagagaaagacacATAATGTGATggaaagcaaatgtggttgtgaGGCACATATTGTTGTCAAGCTTGGCAATGACAAGAAGTATCGGATAGCTTCAATGGTTGAGGAGCACAGCCATGGTTTTGTGTCACCAGATAAGAGACATTTGCTAAGATCCAACCGTAAT AATGTTGGGTGCACGCTGAGGGATTTGCAAAACTATTACCGTGACCTCAGGAGCAATATCAAGGATGCAGATGCACAAATGTTTATGGC